The nucleotide window AGAGGATGTGCAAAAGGGTATTCCAGGCAGAAACACAGGAGATCACTTTGCTTTGGGGGACATAAAAGAAGTTAGTTCAGCCACAGTCTAGCAAGCAGTAGCACAAAATGAGCTAGGTGGAGGACCTGGTAAAGTCATACATGCCTGGCAGATGAGTTGACTGTCTTCTTTCTGTACTCACTAAAGGATTTGGGGCCAGGAATTTAACATGCTCCAGTTTGCCTGTTAGGTCTTTCTAGCAGCTATATTGAGAATGGCTTGGAGGGGAGGTACTTAACTACTTCAGTTCTGGTCTCCTTGAATaatcagagaagtaaaaggcGATGAGAACTTGAGGTAAGGCAGTGGGAGTGGCGTGGAGCAGCAGAGGTCTTTAGGGTCAGCTGGGCTGGGAGACTGGCTGTGGGCAGTGAGACAGTTTCCACCATAGGTACCTTGGGAGATGTAGTGCATATTTACTAAGATAGGAACAGCGTTtaggggtatttttttttcctgctggtaAAACTGTACTGattccttttacttatttatatttaatcCTAATACTGTGAAACCCAGCTTGCTGTGTGGTCAGTATTTAAGCAAATAAATAGATCCTTTTCCTAGACTTCAGCCCATTTTTCCTCCACCTTTCCCAGCCCATAATAAACGGCCATCAAGGAAATCTAATACAGCTTTATGTGTTCTGCGTCACAGAGTTGTAGATCATGcggaagaaaacaaaatgaactcCAGAAACTTGGGTGTGATATTTGGACCAAGTCTCCTTAGGCCAAGGCCCACAACAGCTCCTATCACTATCTCCTCTCTTGCTGACTATTCAAATCAAGCAAGGTTGGTAGAGTTCCTCATTACCTACTCACAGAAGATCTTCGATGGGTCCCTGCAGCCACAAGATGCAGCTGTATGTAGTGCAGGTGGCATCACACCTCAGATTGACCAAGGCTATCTTCCAAAGTCTCTGTTATCACCAGAAGAAAGAGATCCAGAACATTCTATGAAgtcattgtttttctcttcaaaagAAGTGAGTTTTGTTCATATGGAATCCTGTTGGAACTTTGTAAAGTAATGTTATAAGTTGAAAATCTTTGAACTGTTTATTTTGAAGTGTGTTTTGCTTCTTCAAgtttaaaaactttcttttatCAACAGGATATCCAAACTACAGATAGTGAAAACAAAAGTTTTGAATCCACTCCATCATTTGAGGAATCAGAGCGAAAGCAAAATGCATTAGAAAAATGTGATGCATATCTCCTTGGTGAGTGGCCATGTAAAATGCATGCTTACTGACTTAAAACTGTCCCAGTAAACCATGATTAAAAGCCAAAGTGAGTGAAGTTGAAATAAGTCAGAGTAAGAAGGTTCTTTAGTAAGTGCATCTTTCCCAGACATTAAGAATGCCTTTTAGTGTACCTTGCATTTATATGAATGTCGTTCTTCTCAGTAATCCTAATAAAAACACATCTTGGAGTTCATAGGTGTGTTTTGTGCtctttctgaacattttttttttatttttgccattaaTGTATGTCAAGAATGCAGAAATATACTGAGTAGTCTGATGATTCATTAGCATCATCTGTAACCATAGATCATTGTATTGATCTTACTACTCGTAAGGAGTCACCTAGACTcctaaaattcaaaaattttagactcaaaaaactcagaaaaattcttttcaaatgccTTTTCATATCACCTGTCATTAACACATTGAGCACacatgtgtaatttttttaattttagtcctTCACTGTATGTAATTTTAGTTGCAGTGATTGGTGGGCTATCCATTTGTGGAAAGTCTTTCATTTGTTACTGTAATTCTGTACATCACTAAAGTGAACTTGCAGGTTTTTTAAATGTAGTCATATATGTTAAATTTGATCtgtaattaaatattaatgatCACAGCCTGACAAGATCTGAAAAGCAAGGGAGCctgctctgtgctaggcactgttcttATTGTTTGATTCTGTTTATCCAATTTGATCTCAGAAACAGTTCTGTGCTGTAATATAGATAGTATTAAACCCTTTCGACCCATAACCTAATAATCTGAGAGAGGTTAAATAGTGCCAGAGGTCATGCCCCTAATTGATTGTTCAGTGTTTGAACCTATGTTCATGATAATTTCACTATTCTATTATCTAGGGCTCCCAgttagcaataataataaaaacaaatgtcattGTTTTTAGTACCTGTACCACTTCATTTAGATACCAGATAAATGAACACTTTTCATGATTAGATCATTTAGGCCACACATCATCAAAGATACAAGTATGATTCCTTCTGACAGGTGAAGACCCTGAGGGACTGCAAGATTGCCTTGCCCAGTGCACAAGGGGTAGCGCTAAGCTAAATCCAGACGCTGGGCTTCGGAGTCTGCACTCTTATCCATTACACTGTAGTTTTCTCCCTTAGAACTCAAGAATGCATTTTGGTGCCTGCAGTGGTTTGCAAAACATCCTTTAGGATGTTCTATATACCTGGGGGAAGGACCTGGGAAATCAAAATAAGAGCGCATTGCCCTGGAAGCCTAGGGAAGAGAGATTCACGGTAAGGAGGTATGGAGGAAGGTCAGATGAGGTGCTAACTGTTAAGTCATTCTGATGGGCTCCTGTCTGCAAACCACTCCCCAGAAGAGGAGCATGAGCAGAGGGCTGGAATTTACCAGAAACCGGGATATTTTAGGGGAGATGCTGCAAAAAAAAGGACAGGGTTGGAAAAGTTCAGGATTCTAGCTTAAGAAAACATGGACCATGGGTCCAGACTTGATagaaaagagagggaaatacATCTGGAAGTGAACAGTAAATAGGGAGAATGGCATTTTCCGTTTAAAACTATTCAACTTTAATCAGGATGAATATTATAGTCCATTTATTAATTGATCATATAAGGGCCTCTAAGGCATTTAATGTAATATGTTCTCACTGTGGGTTGTATATAACTGTGAAAAGCAGATGGAGTTGGCAAAAGCCTTGGGATTCAGAGTATACTTATATTTGGTCGGCATGTAAATTGGTCTTACTTTTCTGAGGGTAACACACCAATATCGGCCTGTTGAAATCGTGACAACCCTTTTAGGCAGCACTTACTTGttcatggacttcccttgtggctcagctggtaaagaatccacctgcaatgcagaagacctgggttcagtctctagaTTGGAAAGagcccgtggagaagggaaaggctccccactccagtagtctggcctagagaattccatggactttatagtccatggagtcacaaagagtcggacacaactgagtgactttcacttcacttcacttcacttcacttacttgTTCATACATAGCACATAAGCTATTGTACATCAGCAAGGGTGTTTTTTCCCACAACCTGCAATGAATTTTGTagctatttattatatttatttaaataaatacagacttctaacattttaaatcaaagtgtacctttaatattttatgagTATTTTACTCCTCTGcctagaaaactaaaaaataaccTGGAGAAAGTACATGAAAACTCTTGTTTTGAGAGGGTGTTCATCTCTAACTCATTTTGATACTCTTGTTAACTGTGAACCataaagtttgatttttaaatgaatctctTCCTTTACAGACAACAAAGTGCGTTTGCTTGTAGACCAAGAACTTGAGTCAGCATCAAGAAAGACAGAAGATGCTTGTAAAACCTCCAAGCTGCCTACTCTGAAGTCCGATAGGGACCTAAATGGTGTTGAGAGGCATCTTCCAAGGACCAGGATTAGACCTGTAAGTTTGCCTATAGACAGACTACTACTTCTTGCTGGCTCTCCTACTGAGAGAAATGGCAGAAATATGGGAAATGTAAATTTAGACAAGCTTTGCAAGAATCCTATCTTTGAAGGAGTTAATAGAAAAGACACCCCACCTGTTGTTTGTTCTAAATTTGATGGCTTTGATCAGCAGACTCTACAAAAAACTAGGGAGAAACAGTATGAACAAAATGACCTGACTGCAAAGACTGGAATGATTGTGCCCAGTGCATTCCAGGAAAGAGGTGTGACACCGAACATCAGGAGCAGTGGGGACCACCCAATCAGCATCACCCAGCCCAGTAAGCCAAACACAGAACCTGTCAGGTCAGCAAGACAGGTGTCAGAGAGACGGTCCTCCGACTCCTGCCCTCCTGCTTCTGTCAGAGCACCCAGGACACTGCAGCCCCAGCACTGGACAACGTTTTATAAACCACCTGCTCCTGCTGCTAGTGGGAGAGGGGATGAGGAGAAACCAGTGACTCCCTCCGTAGCCGTGCCCTCTGGCACAACGCATGCTCCCCAGGAGCACGTGCTGAAATCAATTCCAGGGTCTGAAACTGCATCGGCTGGGCCTGTGAACCCAGTTAGTAAGCCTGAAGAGAAGGCTGAAGAGCGAGACCAGTCTGGTGTGCCCACGGCGTGTCAGAGACCAAGGCTAAAACGAATGCAGCAGTTTGAAGACCTTGAAGATGAAATCCCACAGTTTGTGTAGGGTTGTCAGAatttagttttttctctttttgttgttttgttttgtggtaTTGTGTTTGTCTTCTGAAAGAAATTTTTGACAGGGCCTCTCTTGTATAGGATTGCCAAATTGTGGAGTTAGCTTTTTGTCGTTGTATTGTGTTATCCTGTGTCGATTTTGTTGAATGGCAGAATGTTTCGATAGGGCCCACCTGCGCCTCACTggaattatatgtatttttgaagTTGTGAATAAATAGactctaaaatttttttgaagttcaGTTGATTCCCCATAAAATGGTCCATTTAAGTGCATCCCTAATATATGATAGAGCTCTCAACTAATAGGTGCAATTGAGGGaaatcagctttatttttttgatgttgaaacTACATGCTTATTTATAAAAGGAATGTTTCTGAGTGCAAGTGCTTGAAAGATCTTGGTTTGGTATGATTGTTTTTTTCACACAATTTTATAGTGTGTCTTTGACCATTTATGCTTTTATGGTAAGTGTGTAACCTTTTATTTTCCAATTGGTGATTCACTTAACTTTTTCATATTTACATCATGGCCAAAAGGCTTGCAAATCTGTatttaattccattttaattAACTGCCAAATTTTGCATGTGGTAGCCAGTTTAACTGTacaaagaaaatgcatttaaacaGGTTTCTAAATTATATAGTTCAGACATGTCTTATTTGGTTTTAGATAGTAcacatttaataatttttcactttttggctttGTTCTGCATAAACGTTTGTTCAACAGTTCTGAACCTTTTGGTATTTTATATAATAGTccaaaacaatgttttaaaattcagtgtatttccttttaatattatctggattttttaaaaaacatttcttttgtttGAAGTGTTTTCACTTATGAATAATTTTATGTGCTTTTTCTACCTGGATTTATAACTGTTGACCATGTATGATTCAGGTGAATCATACAGATATTTAAAGTTGATTCTAAGAGTATAATTCAATAAGTCCTCATTGTTTGGAATTTGAGAGGGAGTGTAGATGATtggatatatttcatttatatttctcagTTTTTTAGAACTAGCTCAGTTCTGTTAGTTTCTTGGTTTTGTCATTTTGCATAAAATAGGATATAAAagggacaaaaaataaaatagcctcTTTTTGTATGTGTGAATTATATTTGTAACAAATGCTTTTTTATGACCATGTTATacttgataaaaatatatatattaacctGTTAAATTATTTCAAGTTCTCGTGGTTTCTGTGAAATTGTTGCCACTTGGGGTGTGAGACTTTGAGGTTTATTAGCCATTGGCTTAGTGGTAAACACTTGGAACGCATATGTCCTTTGACTGCAGCATGGAGTGCATTTTCTGGGAagttgttttatagttttatatgacATTAAGGACTAGGGATAAAGAATTACCCACCCTTTTGTACTGGAGCCTTGTTTGTagtcctgatttttaaaaaaatgtagaattGTGTTGGTATGAAAACCTGCAAAGGACATAAGAGCCAAAATTTATTGAGTTCTTTCTGCGTGCCATGAACTCTGCTGAGTTCCATGTAAATTATTTCAAGTTTACAGCAGCTTATAATGGGTAGGTAAGTACTTTATTATTCCCATGTTACAGATATGAAACTGATGCTTAAATAATGTACTCTGGGTTCCACAGACGTAAAAGTTGGAGTCAGGTCTCAAACACAGGGCAGTCAGATCCTGATGTAACATTGGCACTCTTAACTGCATAATTACTAAGTAATATCAGGTAGTGTTTAACAATAGAAAATGCacctttgaaaatttttaattgtggtagAATATGCATAACGTAGAATTTACATTTTACCAAGtgttaagtgtacagttcagtggcattaagtacacaCACGTTGTTCTGCAACCATGACCACTATCCATGTCTAGAATTTTCTCATCATTGCATCTTGAGACTTAGAAAATgtgcctgggttgggaggatgccctggagaaggaagtggcaacccactgtagtattcttgcctgggaaatcccactggcaaaggagcctggtgggatacagtccatggggtcacaaaagagtcagacatgacttagtgcctCGGCAACAGCACCACCACGGGATAAAGTCCTCAGGTGGGATCTCCCTTAAGCTAATCCTACTAGAAACTACTAGGAAAATCACATCCAggttttcaaatctttttatcttttttcctaagGAGCACAAAACAGATACAGCACACCAACTCTGGGAATGTAATGTCATGAGTGAGCTGTGCCTTCCACCACATTTGTTAAAGGAATACCAGCTGGTGACCTTTCACTCAGtagaaaatgtacttttaaactcttgctcagttgtgtctgactcttggaattttccaggctttccaaccagtgggttgccatttcctcctccagggaaacttcctggctcagggatcaaactcgggcctTGTGTCTCCGGCATTGTCAGGCTTATTCTTTATTACTGCATaaactcttaattttcttttaatctacTGAGACAAGCCAAAGAGTATCTCATCAACAAGTGGCCTCTCTTTTTCCCCTCACTTTTTAAACCTCACAAGTTAGAGTTCCACTTCTGGCTCCTATCTGCCTAGAGGGCTCTCTGGCATCTTGTCCAGCTAAAGCTATCAGTCTGTAGATGTTTTGTGGTTTCCTAGGACATTAAGCAAGTATCTCTTGGGATGTTGCTGTTTCCAGAGCACCTACAGCATCCACTATGCTCTGCTACCCAGTAATGTGGTGGCAGTCATTCATTAGAAGTTGTTTTATGTCACATGGAAACAATGTGAGCCTAGGGAAAGGGCAAGAGTTGAGAGTCCTTTAAAAGCTGCCAGACCACCAGAAAGTTTGTGGAAAGCATACTGTTTAAGATTCCAAGAAGTCATTTGTGAAGGGTTGATCATAACTTCCCTAGATAGACTTGttttatgatggtgtgatcactcacctagagccagacatcctggaatgcgaagtcaagtggccctgaggaagcatcactaaaaataaagctagtggaggtgatggaattccagttgatctatttcagatcctaaatgATTCTGTGAAattggtgcactcaatatgccagcaaatctggtaaactcagcagtggccacaggactggaaaaggtcagttttcattccaatcccaaagaaaggcaatgtcaaagaatgttcaaatgaccacacaattgcactcatctcacacactagcaaagtaatgctcaaaattctccaagccaggcttcaacagtacatgaaccatgaacttccagatgttcaagctggatttagaaaaggcagaggaaccagagatcagattgccaacatctgttggatcatcgaaaaagcaagagagttccagaaaaa belongs to Cervus canadensis isolate Bull #8, Minnesota unplaced genomic scaffold, ASM1932006v1 Scaffold_019, whole genome shotgun sequence and includes:
- the ARHGAP29 gene encoding rho GTPase-activating protein 29; the encoded protein is MQHLQAASLSSNLQSLCDSAKLYDPGQEYSEFVRATNSAEEEKVDGNVNKQLSSPPISGYGPSDSLEDVVRLPDNSNKIEEDRCSNSADITGPSFLRSWTFGMFSDSESTGGSSESRSLDSESISPGDFHRKLPRTPSSGTMSSADDLDEREPPSPSEAGPNSLGTFKKTLMSKAALTHKFRKLRSPTKCRDCEGIVVFQGVECEECLLVCHRKCLENLVIICGHQKLVGKMHLFGAEFTQVTKKEPDGIPFVLKICVSEIENRALSLQGIYRVCGNKVKTEKLCQALENGMHLVDISEFSSHDICDVLKLYLRQLPEPFILFRLYKEFIDLAIEIQHVNEEQEMKKDNPEDKKWPSTSIEISRILLKSRDLLRQLPASNFNSLHYLIVHLKRVVDHAEENKMNSRNLGVIFGPSLLRPRPTTAPITISSLADYSNQARLVEFLITYSQKIFDGSLQPQDAAVCSAGGITPQIDQGYLPKSLLSPEERDPEHSMKSLFFSSKEDIQTTDSENKSFESTPSFEESERKQNALEKCDAYLLDNKVRLLVDQELESASRKTEDACKTSKLPTLKSDRDLNGVERHLPRTRIRPVSLPIDRLLLLAGSPTERNGRNMGNVNLDKLCKNPIFEGVNRKDTPPVVCSKFDGFDQQTLQKTREKQYEQNDLTAKTGMIVPSAFQERGVTPNIRSSGDHPISITQPSKPNTEPVRSARQVSERRSSDSCPPASVRAPRTLQPQHWTTFYKPPAPAASGRGDEEKPVTPSVAVPSGTTHAPQEHVLKSIPGSETASAGPVNPVSKPEEKAEERDQSGVPTACQRPRLKRMQQFEDLEDEIPQFV